The Clupea harengus chromosome 6, Ch_v2.0.2, whole genome shotgun sequence genome contains a region encoding:
- the nkx3-2 gene encoding homeobox protein Nkx-3.2: MAVRSNSLMPFSIQAILNKKDDFRHIKDLDVCFSKAACWKIFGEMDAAPDEMSSPCKSDEGACIMVNRKSYDSDSGLSEDNDSKTLSACKTELDRDGPASDALEESFQDETDQESTAVENTKSLSDCELSANVSDSNNLDEPGCEKSSDLPKQRKKRSRAAFSHAQVFELERRFNHQRYLSGPERADLAASLKLTETQVKIWFQNRRYKTKRRQMAADMLASAPAAKKVAVKVLVRDDQRQYNPGDLLRPPLLSLQPSYYYPYAYCLPAWTLSACAGNQ, from the exons ATGGCCGTTCGCAGCAACTCATTGATGCCCTTCTCAATTCAAGCAATATTGAACAAGAAAGACGACTTTCGACATATAAAAGATCTGGACGTATGCTTTTCCAAGGCTGCTTGTTGGAAAATATTTGGGGAAATGGACGCCGCGCCAGATGAGATGTCCTCTCCATGTAAAAGCGACGAGGGAGCTTGCATAATGGTCAACCGTAAAAGCTATGACTCTGACTCTGGTCTGAGTGAGGATAATGACAGCAAGACGCTGTCCGCTTGCAAGACCGAGTTGGATCGGGATGGACCGGCCTCAGACGCACTAGAAGAAAGCTTTCAAGACGAGACAGACCAGGAATCCACTGCTGTGGAGAATACGAAGAGTCTTAGCGACTGTGAACTTTCTGCCAACGTCTCTG ATTCCAATAACTTGGATGAGCCAGGTTGTGAGAAAAGTTCCGATCTGCCTAAACAGCGGAAAAAACGCTCCAGGGCCGCCTTCTCACATGCGCAGGTTTTCGAGCTGGAAAGGCGGTTCAACCACCAGCGGTACTTATCCGGACCAGAGAGAGCCGACCTGGCCGCCTCCTTGAAGCTCACAGAGACCCAGGTCAAAATTTGGTTTCAGAACCGCAGGTACAAAACAAAACGTCGCCAAATGGCTGCCGACATGTTAGCCTCGGCACCAGCAGCGAAGAAAGTGGCAGTGAAAGTTTTAGTACGGGACGACCAGAGACAATACAACCCCGGAGATCTACTGCggcctccgctcctctctctgcagccttCATATTATTACCCGTATGCGTACTGCCTGCCAGCATGGACCCTCTCGGCTTGTGCTGGAAACCAGTGA